One segment of Streptomyces bathyalis DNA contains the following:
- a CDS encoding PP2C family protein-serine/threonine phosphatase has product MSDLLAAVQEAQPVKSVAVLARVLREQLSAEEVTFLITDFAGDAVVRLTGSTEQGGSIAPEPIALPGTVYEQVIRSQQTWVSTEGLGDAEAGRGDTKVVAPVTDRGDAIGLLELTLPTPPDRDTLERITEATRVLAYAVVVNRRFTDLYEWGRRTTRMSLAAEIQHRLLPESYTCEAGPFIIAGSLEPAADVGGDTFDYILNGHGLNMTLTDAMGHNVRAAQLATVVLAAVRNARRAGLRLVAQAEAANAAVFNHAVHEHRAVLDQTAQVTTALAKHGAQAMVTGQLLWVEFDTGRALFINAGHVWPLLLRNGHVDEVIPVVDLPFGVSANAEYHAQSLDLRPGDRLFLLTDGMLEPHGHEQVLHRLIRETGTLHPREAARALTQSVMQASDSNPRDDATVLCLDWPSPEK; this is encoded by the coding sequence GTGAGTGACCTGCTCGCTGCTGTGCAGGAGGCCCAACCGGTGAAGTCGGTCGCGGTGCTGGCGAGGGTGCTGCGGGAGCAGCTCTCTGCCGAAGAGGTCACCTTCCTCATCACGGACTTCGCGGGCGACGCCGTGGTCCGGTTGACGGGATCGACGGAGCAGGGCGGGAGTATCGCTCCCGAGCCGATTGCCCTGCCCGGCACGGTCTACGAACAGGTGATCCGATCCCAGCAGACGTGGGTAAGCACGGAGGGGCTCGGGGATGCCGAGGCCGGCCGCGGTGATACGAAGGTGGTCGCGCCGGTGACTGACCGTGGGGACGCGATCGGGCTCCTGGAGCTGACCCTTCCCACTCCGCCCGACCGGGACACGCTGGAACGGATCACTGAGGCGACGCGCGTGCTGGCGTATGCCGTGGTCGTCAACCGACGCTTCACCGACTTGTACGAGTGGGGCAGACGGACGACCCGGATGTCCCTGGCGGCGGAGATCCAGCACCGTCTGCTGCCCGAGTCCTACACCTGCGAGGCCGGGCCCTTCATCATCGCCGGGTCCTTGGAGCCTGCAGCCGATGTCGGCGGGGACACCTTCGACTACATCCTCAACGGCCACGGCCTCAACATGACCTTGACCGACGCCATGGGCCACAATGTCCGGGCCGCGCAGTTGGCCACCGTGGTCCTGGCTGCTGTGCGCAACGCCCGCCGCGCCGGTCTCCGTCTCGTCGCCCAGGCAGAAGCCGCCAACGCTGCCGTGTTCAATCACGCCGTGCACGAGCACCGCGCGGTTCTCGACCAGACGGCTCAGGTGACCACTGCGCTGGCCAAGCACGGTGCCCAGGCCATGGTCACCGGACAACTGCTGTGGGTCGAATTCGACACCGGGCGCGCCCTGTTCATCAATGCCGGCCACGTCTGGCCCCTGCTGCTGCGGAATGGCCACGTCGACGAAGTCATCCCGGTCGTCGACCTGCCATTCGGTGTCTCCGCCAACGCTGAGTACCACGCCCAGAGCCTCGACCTGCGCCCCGGGGATCGTCTCTTCCTGCTGACCGACGGCATGCTCGAACCGCACGGCCATGAGCAAGTGCTGCATCGCCTGATCAGAGAGACCGGCACGCTGCACCCGCGCGAAGCGGCGCGCGCCCTCACGCAATCCGTGATGCAGGCCAGCGACAGCAATCCCCGAGATGACGCCACAGTGCTCTGCCTGGACTGGCCCAGCCCCGAAAAGTGA
- a CDS encoding SgcJ/EcaC family oxidoreductase, which translates to MDTTSSTLPAKDADEQGIRELVARSQEAQTDPDVLPALHTENLVIVNLAGRRIFGREAFASAMAEALSSPLKDVRTSLEVDDIRFTTPDVAIVSVTKTVHDERSEVEGSSELPSVGAMTYVLTRQGGDWRIALAQTTPVR; encoded by the coding sequence ATGGACACCACGAGTTCTACTCTTCCCGCCAAGGACGCCGACGAGCAGGGGATTCGCGAGTTGGTTGCGCGTTCTCAGGAGGCGCAGACCGACCCGGACGTGCTGCCTGCGCTGCACACCGAAAACTTGGTGATCGTCAACTTGGCTGGTCGGCGCATCTTCGGGCGTGAGGCCTTCGCTTCGGCCATGGCCGAGGCGCTCTCTTCGCCGCTCAAGGACGTCCGGACCTCGCTGGAAGTCGACGACATCCGGTTCACCACCCCTGACGTCGCCATCGTCAGCGTCACCAAGACCGTCCACGACGAACGGTCCGAAGTGGAGGGTTCGTCCGAGCTGCCCTCGGTCGGTGCCATGACCTATGTCTTGACCCGCCAAGGCGGCGACTGGCGCATCGCCCTGGCCCAGACGACACCGGTTCGCTGA
- a CDS encoding LysE family transporter, which yields MFDSAVAGALAGYGLAIPVGAVAVLMINLTARTSFRVGAAAAIGATTADALYAVIAVEGGAAVATVIQPFSEPLRWIAFLVLTMMAARIAVAGLRGQKGGAVQAPTEEAAISPRRSFTTFLALTALNPWPALYFVALVLGHQGLRNASGAEAVVYIVAVVAASASWQLLLAGGGAVFGRFITGPRGRKATAVVSSALIFGLGAHMALG from the coding sequence GTGTTCGATTCAGCCGTCGCGGGAGCGCTGGCCGGTTATGGCCTGGCGATCCCGGTGGGAGCCGTGGCCGTACTGATGATCAATCTGACGGCCCGGACCTCCTTCCGGGTCGGAGCCGCGGCAGCGATCGGAGCGACGACGGCAGATGCGCTCTACGCGGTGATCGCTGTTGAGGGAGGAGCGGCAGTGGCCACGGTGATCCAGCCGTTCTCCGAGCCTTTGCGGTGGATCGCCTTCCTCGTCCTGACCATGATGGCCGCGCGGATCGCCGTTGCCGGGCTTCGAGGGCAGAAGGGTGGAGCGGTCCAGGCGCCGACAGAGGAGGCGGCCATCAGTCCACGGCGGTCGTTCACTACGTTCCTGGCGCTCACTGCACTCAACCCGTGGCCTGCCCTCTACTTCGTCGCGCTCGTCCTCGGACACCAGGGGCTCCGGAACGCATCAGGAGCGGAGGCTGTGGTCTACATCGTTGCGGTCGTCGCCGCGTCCGCGAGCTGGCAGTTGCTGCTGGCCGGCGGAGGCGCTGTCTTCGGCCGCTTCATCACCGGCCCTCGCGGCAGAAAGGCAACCGCCGTGGTGTCCAGCGCCCTGATCTTTGGGCTCGGCGCCCACATGGCACTGGGATGA
- a CDS encoding LysR family transcriptional regulator, giving the protein MIDPRLQALRVLRAEGTVTATAAVLHLSPPTVSQQLRQLSGELGLKLLEPVGRRVRLTPAALALVEHVEVMNAEWERANGVLDSHREGAAGVLRITGVASALATVIAPAAQRLCEQFPGMACRLDEHPDEDRISLLLSHRVDIAVVIATFDVSSTGSGLVEHDVLIEEPQDLLVPDHHALAGRETVRLSDTAQETWIHAGDPRDQHPVLLHAAAAAGFTPRVTHSAIDWTAVAALVAHGHGICLVPRQAPLPQGLPLRRVPLAGPTAPVRRLLACVRPGSRTQIAIARGLDALQDAALRLAP; this is encoded by the coding sequence ATGATCGATCCTCGGCTGCAGGCGTTGCGCGTTCTGCGTGCAGAAGGAACTGTCACCGCCACGGCGGCTGTCCTGCACCTCTCTCCACCCACGGTCTCGCAGCAGTTGCGTCAGCTGTCCGGCGAACTCGGCCTGAAACTCCTGGAACCCGTGGGCCGAAGGGTCCGGCTGACACCCGCCGCGCTCGCCCTGGTCGAGCACGTGGAGGTTATGAACGCAGAATGGGAACGGGCCAACGGCGTCCTGGACTCCCACCGTGAGGGGGCCGCCGGCGTTCTGCGGATCACCGGCGTCGCCAGCGCGCTGGCCACGGTGATCGCCCCCGCGGCACAGAGACTCTGCGAGCAGTTCCCGGGCATGGCCTGCCGACTCGACGAGCACCCCGACGAGGACCGCATCAGCCTGCTGCTCTCCCACCGAGTGGACATCGCCGTAGTGATCGCTACCTTCGACGTGTCCTCCACGGGAAGTGGCCTCGTCGAACACGACGTGCTGATCGAAGAACCCCAGGACCTGCTCGTACCCGACCACCACGCACTGGCCGGCCGTGAAACCGTGCGTCTGTCGGACACTGCTCAGGAGACCTGGATCCATGCCGGGGACCCCAGGGACCAACACCCGGTCCTCCTGCATGCCGCAGCCGCCGCGGGGTTCACACCGCGAGTCACACACAGCGCGATCGACTGGACTGCTGTGGCCGCCCTTGTCGCCCACGGCCACGGAATATGTCTCGTCCCCCGGCAGGCCCCGCTCCCTCAGGGCCTGCCCCTCCGTCGCGTACCCTTGGCAGGCCCGACGGCCCCCGTCCGTCGGCTCCTGGCCTGTGTCCGGCCCGGCAGTAGGACACAGATCGCCATCGCGCGCGGCTTGGACGCGCTCCAGGACGCTGCCCTAAGGCTTGCCCCATAA
- a CDS encoding transposase family protein, producing the protein MAGVITASESSWIAPFTGLSPRGFGKLMTVVRREVPDEPRRGRPWSLPLENRVLLIAAYWRTNLTLRQLAPLFGVSKFSADRILDHVGPKLALRPRQRFAKATVLIVDGILVPTRDHALAEQSKNYRYSTNHQVVIDAVTRLVVVVGRPLPGNRNDCRAWEESGAKGAVGRTMTIADGGYPGTGLVMPHRRRAGEELTDWQRAHNTSHKQVRARVEHVFARMKCWKTLRDCRLKGDGVHHAMLGIARLHNLNLAG; encoded by the coding sequence ATGGCTGGTGTGATCACCGCGTCGGAGTCGTCCTGGATAGCCCCGTTCACCGGGCTGAGCCCGCGCGGCTTCGGCAAGTTGATGACCGTGGTGCGGCGTGAGGTCCCCGACGAGCCGCGGCGCGGGCGGCCGTGGAGCCTGCCGTTGGAGAACCGGGTACTGCTGATCGCAGCGTACTGGCGCACCAACCTGACGCTGCGCCAACTCGCCCCGCTGTTCGGCGTCTCGAAGTTCTCTGCTGATCGGATCCTCGACCATGTCGGACCGAAGCTCGCGCTCCGGCCGCGGCAGCGGTTCGCGAAAGCCACCGTGCTGATCGTGGACGGCATCCTGGTGCCCACTCGCGACCATGCCCTGGCCGAGCAGTCGAAGAACTACCGCTACTCCACGAATCACCAGGTCGTCATTGATGCGGTCACCCGACTCGTCGTGGTCGTCGGCCGGCCGCTGCCCGGAAACCGTAACGACTGCAGGGCATGGGAGGAATCCGGCGCGAAGGGCGCCGTCGGCAGGACGATGACCATCGCGGACGGCGGCTATCCGGGCACCGGCCTGGTGATGCCGCACCGCCGCCGAGCAGGTGAAGAACTGACCGACTGGCAACGGGCGCACAACACCTCCCACAAGCAGGTCCGGGCGCGCGTCGAGCACGTCTTCGCCCGCATGAAGTGCTGGAAGACCCTGCGGGATTGCCGCCTCAAGGGCGACGGCGTCCATCACGCGATGCTCGGCATCGCCCGTCTTCACAACCTCAACCTCGCCGGATAG
- a CDS encoding effector-associated constant component EACC1: protein MDLTLRLSDAQQVENLGQLYDWLRTERDLRTCSEVSLVPADGVPGEMSAVFDSVQLVLDSSFQLASLAVGIASWRKACEPRSAVTIIHHDTEIRLETTDLHDAGAVVEALERLRTAPGTNPDARQGQREEGADDGAAEGEADGDGGVGVR from the coding sequence ATGGATCTGACGTTGAGGCTGTCCGACGCTCAACAAGTCGAGAACCTCGGGCAGTTGTATGACTGGCTACGCACGGAACGCGATTTGCGCACCTGTTCGGAGGTGTCGCTCGTTCCGGCCGACGGAGTTCCCGGCGAGATGAGTGCCGTCTTCGACTCGGTGCAGTTGGTCCTCGACTCGTCTTTTCAACTGGCGTCTCTCGCGGTCGGGATCGCTTCGTGGCGCAAGGCGTGCGAGCCGCGCTCGGCAGTGACGATCATCCACCATGACACCGAGATCCGGCTGGAAACGACGGACCTGCACGACGCCGGCGCTGTGGTCGAGGCCCTGGAGCGTCTCCGCACCGCGCCGGGCACGAACCCGGACGCCCGTCAGGGACAGCGCGAGGAGGGAGCGGACGATGGAGCGGCGGAAGGCGAAGCAGACGGCGACGGGGGCGTGGGCGTCCGGTGA
- a CDS encoding caspase, EACC1-associated type, whose amino-acid sequence MTRFPDPRRSAAVVVGVGEYTDLPRLPAVAGNRAGLTKALADPAVLGLPAERCHVVADPPTSAAMVDPVIRAACEAPDTLIVYYAGHGFVDHRGELFLTLPDSQTARRHTAVPYDWLRQAILENSRAQRRIMILDCCYSGRALEGMAPATSALPAAAGVNGTYLLTSAAENVQALSPKDEECTAFTGELLRVLGEGVPDGQAFLTLDTVYERVRGALKASGKPEPQVQDRGRIGNLPFVHNRQGAGGSSPDPPPRWRPSRRLSAAAAVVLALAVAAPLAHRWLDRTDPGACSQHASLLGFSDRLDKQVSGLSSLAMNGSSRALAVSDRTKGKEAARLYELSLDPPEVPGETRLVDSTALRLDKDESSGSEQLDPEALVLEEGGKTVLVASEQGASVSRFDRESGRRLDTFEVPKGSRADDGSGEEHGFESMALSKDGTSLYVATKGSTRDGAGDNRPRVRFLVYKGSPGGRYSVEGDFYYHTSTGTKLTDLTTTDSGDLLALERGYSKDKGYQVRVHRLPLDGTRNSGNASGRAPAGKPAGGFGKRNWMFSLHRCPDKGAPTPKKGPNPLALNVEGMALGAKLKMGDHKRRQLLYLVSDDTTPAKKNSTRLYTIALDL is encoded by the coding sequence GTGACCCGCTTCCCCGACCCTCGGCGATCCGCAGCAGTCGTCGTCGGAGTCGGTGAGTACACGGACCTGCCGCGGCTGCCCGCCGTCGCCGGCAACCGCGCCGGACTGACGAAAGCCCTGGCAGATCCCGCCGTCTTGGGACTGCCCGCCGAGCGGTGCCATGTGGTGGCCGACCCGCCGACCTCGGCCGCCATGGTCGACCCCGTCATCCGCGCGGCATGCGAGGCCCCTGACACCCTGATCGTGTACTACGCGGGTCACGGGTTCGTCGACCACCGCGGAGAACTCTTCCTCACCCTGCCCGATTCGCAGACCGCTCGGCGACACACCGCCGTGCCCTACGACTGGCTGCGCCAGGCGATCCTCGAGAACAGCAGGGCGCAGCGCCGGATCATGATCCTCGACTGCTGCTACAGCGGACGCGCGCTCGAGGGCATGGCGCCCGCCACCTCGGCTTTGCCCGCAGCTGCCGGAGTCAACGGCACCTACCTGCTGACCTCCGCGGCCGAGAACGTCCAGGCCCTCTCTCCGAAGGACGAGGAGTGCACGGCCTTCACCGGTGAACTCCTCCGCGTCCTCGGCGAAGGTGTGCCCGATGGTCAGGCATTCCTGACCCTGGACACGGTCTACGAGCGCGTGCGGGGCGCGCTGAAAGCCAGTGGCAAGCCCGAACCGCAGGTGCAGGACCGGGGCCGTATCGGCAATCTGCCCTTCGTACACAACCGACAGGGTGCCGGGGGCAGTTCACCAGATCCTCCCCCTCGGTGGCGCCCTTCGAGGCGCTTGAGCGCCGCTGCCGCCGTGGTTTTGGCGTTGGCTGTCGCGGCGCCCCTCGCGCACCGGTGGCTCGACCGTACCGACCCGGGCGCCTGTTCTCAGCACGCCTCTCTTCTCGGCTTCTCCGACCGGCTGGATAAACAGGTGTCCGGACTGTCGTCCCTCGCGATGAACGGGTCCTCGCGAGCACTGGCCGTCTCGGACAGGACGAAGGGGAAGGAGGCGGCGAGACTCTACGAGCTGTCGCTGGACCCTCCCGAGGTGCCGGGGGAGACACGGCTCGTCGACAGCACTGCTCTCCGGCTCGACAAGGACGAATCCTCCGGCTCCGAGCAGCTCGATCCTGAGGCGCTGGTACTGGAAGAGGGTGGGAAGACCGTTCTGGTCGCCTCCGAGCAAGGGGCGTCGGTGAGCCGCTTCGACCGGGAGAGCGGCCGTCGGCTGGACACTTTCGAGGTGCCGAAGGGCTCCCGCGCCGATGACGGCAGCGGAGAGGAGCACGGGTTCGAATCCATGGCCCTGAGCAAGGACGGCACGTCCCTCTATGTCGCTACGAAGGGTTCGACGCGGGACGGCGCCGGCGACAACAGGCCGCGGGTGCGTTTCCTAGTGTACAAGGGCAGCCCGGGAGGCCGGTACAGCGTGGAGGGGGACTTCTACTACCACACCAGCACCGGCACCAAGCTCACGGACCTCACGACGACCGACAGCGGAGACCTACTCGCCCTCGAACGCGGCTACAGCAAAGACAAGGGGTACCAGGTGCGCGTCCACCGTCTCCCCCTGGACGGCACACGCAACAGCGGCAACGCCTCGGGACGGGCCCCTGCTGGGAAGCCGGCCGGCGGGTTCGGGAAGAGGAACTGGATGTTCAGCCTCCACCGCTGTCCCGATAAGGGAGCCCCGACACCGAAGAAGGGGCCGAATCCCCTGGCGCTCAACGTCGAAGGCATGGCGCTCGGGGCGAAGTTGAAAATGGGGGACCACAAGCGACGGCAGTTGCTCTACCTGGTCTCCGACGACACGACCCCCGCAAAGAAGAATTCCACCAGGCTCTACACGATCGCTCTCGATCTCTGA
- a CDS encoding DUF5996 family protein produces the protein MPRSQQLRLSGIEDWPRAPLEEWAETRDTLHMWAQIVGKVRLAQAPMVNHWWQVPLYVSTRGLTTSAIPYGEGTFEMEFDFCDHHLHVRASDGGERRIALEAKSVAVFYDETLAALDALGIEVAIRPMPVEVESAIPFPDDTGHASYRPDHVRRFWGQLTSAQRVLAEFRSRFIGKVSPVHFFWGSMDLAVTRFSGRPAPPHPGGAPHLADWIMVEAYSHELSSCGFWPGGSAEGTFYSYAYPEPAGYAQHPVRPTAAAYNADVGEFLLPYEAVRTSPDPDQALLEFLQSSYEAAAQNARWDRDALEDRPERRAAPR, from the coding sequence ATGCCCCGCAGCCAGCAGCTTCGATTGTCCGGTATCGAGGACTGGCCGAGGGCGCCCTTGGAGGAGTGGGCCGAGACGCGGGACACCTTGCATATGTGGGCCCAGATCGTGGGCAAGGTCCGGTTGGCGCAGGCGCCGATGGTCAACCACTGGTGGCAGGTGCCGCTGTATGTGTCGACGCGGGGGTTGACGACCTCGGCCATTCCGTATGGCGAGGGCACCTTCGAGATGGAGTTCGACTTCTGCGACCACCACCTGCATGTGCGGGCCAGCGACGGAGGGGAACGAAGGATCGCTCTGGAGGCCAAGTCCGTCGCCGTCTTCTATGACGAGACCTTGGCTGCCCTGGATGCGCTCGGCATCGAGGTGGCGATTCGGCCGATGCCCGTCGAGGTCGAGTCCGCCATCCCGTTTCCGGATGACACCGGGCACGCCTCGTACCGGCCGGACCACGTCCGCCGCTTTTGGGGGCAGCTCACTTCTGCGCAGCGGGTGCTTGCCGAGTTCCGGTCCAGGTTCATCGGGAAGGTCAGCCCGGTGCACTTCTTCTGGGGGTCCATGGACCTCGCGGTCACCCGATTCTCCGGACGGCCCGCCCCGCCGCACCCGGGCGGCGCGCCGCATCTTGCCGACTGGATCATGGTCGAGGCGTACTCGCACGAGCTGTCCAGCTGCGGCTTCTGGCCCGGCGGATCGGCCGAGGGCACCTTCTACTCCTACGCCTACCCGGAGCCCGCGGGCTACGCCCAGCACCCGGTGCGGCCCACGGCTGCCGCATACAACGCGGATGTCGGCGAGTTCCTGCTTCCCTACGAAGCCGTACGCACATCCCCCGACCCCGACCAGGCGCTGCTGGAGTTCCTGCAGAGCAGTTACGAGGCCGCCGCCCAGAACGCGCGGTGGGACCGCGACGCCCTGGAGGACCGGCCCGAGCGGCGCGCCGCGCCGCGCTGA
- a CDS encoding RraA family protein, translated as MGEQNTDPRALVGGLSCADLVDAMARHHGHRAHILSLVSPTPGRSLFGPAVTIAYLPYRDDFTETNTLGFEGLFRRAVGDSPRGKVLVLSSGGYPDASHGGGTKLSSVHDLGLAGVLTDGRLRDFGELASYDFSTWCVGEATRWGGDTVAPTAVNVPVEVGGVCVTPGDYVYADSSGAVVIPAHSLPDVAAEARRVEAEDKASLSQMRTKDLP; from the coding sequence ATGGGTGAGCAGAACACCGATCCCAGGGCGCTGGTAGGCGGGCTGTCCTGTGCTGACCTGGTCGATGCGATGGCCCGCCACCATGGGCACCGGGCGCACATCCTGAGCCTGGTCAGCCCCACTCCCGGACGCTCGCTGTTCGGGCCGGCAGTGACGATCGCCTACCTGCCCTACCGTGACGACTTCACCGAGACCAACACGCTGGGATTCGAGGGCTTGTTCCGTCGCGCTGTGGGGGACTCTCCGCGAGGCAAGGTGCTGGTCCTCTCCAGCGGCGGCTACCCGGACGCCTCGCACGGCGGCGGCACCAAGCTGTCCAGCGTGCACGATCTCGGATTGGCGGGCGTGCTCACAGACGGCCGGCTACGCGACTTCGGTGAACTCGCCTCCTACGACTTCTCGACCTGGTGCGTCGGCGAAGCCACTCGCTGGGGCGGCGACACCGTCGCCCCCACAGCGGTCAACGTCCCCGTCGAAGTCGGCGGCGTCTGCGTCACCCCCGGCGACTACGTCTACGCCGACAGCTCCGGCGCCGTCGTCATCCCCGCCCACAGCCTCCCCGACGTCGCGGCCGAAGCCCGCCGTGTCGAGGCAGAGGACAAGGCATCCCTGTCCCAGATGCGTACGAAGGACCTCCCGTAA
- a CDS encoding oxidoreductase, with translation MHMNGKTAVVTGASKGIGLAVTRSLTDAGGHVVAGSRTLTKELKELEQAGKVTFVAGDLTEPGAAPALVDVAIERGGVDILVNNAGALTPRPDGFLSITDDDWNRAWTLGLMAAVRTTRAAVPAMVQQGSGAIVMVGSVNAFLPDPAVLDYSVVKAALTNLTKGLSKEVGPKGVRVNSVSPGPVSTDLWFGDAGVAQTLSSADGNDPQSVADSAVADTPLGRFNTPQEVADLVTFLASDRAANITGSDMTVDGGLITTVR, from the coding sequence ATGCACATGAACGGCAAGACCGCCGTCGTGACGGGCGCCAGCAAGGGAATCGGACTGGCCGTCACTCGCTCACTGACAGATGCCGGCGGCCACGTGGTCGCCGGGTCACGGACCCTCACCAAAGAGCTCAAAGAACTGGAACAGGCAGGAAAGGTGACGTTTGTGGCGGGCGATCTGACAGAGCCAGGCGCTGCGCCCGCCCTGGTCGACGTCGCCATCGAGCGCGGCGGCGTCGACATCCTCGTCAACAACGCCGGAGCCCTCACCCCCCGACCTGACGGCTTCCTCAGCATCACCGATGACGACTGGAACAGAGCATGGACGCTCGGACTCATGGCCGCGGTGCGTACCACCCGGGCAGCGGTCCCGGCCATGGTGCAACAGGGCAGCGGAGCGATCGTCATGGTCGGTTCTGTGAACGCGTTCCTGCCCGATCCTGCTGTGTTGGACTATTCCGTGGTCAAGGCGGCCCTGACGAACCTCACCAAGGGTCTGTCGAAAGAAGTCGGACCCAAGGGCGTGCGCGTCAACTCGGTCAGCCCCGGCCCGGTGAGCACGGACTTGTGGTTCGGAGACGCTGGTGTGGCGCAGACGCTGTCGTCTGCCGACGGGAATGACCCCCAGTCGGTCGCCGACTCCGCTGTCGCGGACACCCCGCTGGGCCGTTTCAACACCCCCCAGGAAGTCGCTGATTTGGTCACATTCCTTGCAAGCGACCGTGCAGCGAACATCACCGGCTCGGACATGACCGTCGATGGTGGCCTGATCACCACCGTCCGGTGA